In Thermodesulfobacteriota bacterium, one genomic interval encodes:
- a CDS encoding ATP-binding cassette domain-containing protein — translation MTPEKVIEVMNVGKRYRDHIVLDNVNFAVFRGEIVAILGSSGCGKSTLMRIMAGLESPTSGQVLVDGMEPGSRNIIRKAGILFQNNALFGSMTIGENIALPVSEYTRLGKKTVRKIVEMKLAMVGLADFQDYLPSEISGGMKKKAALARALALNPPTLFLDEPTSGLDPISSAEIDELILHINRTAGTTMVVVTHELDSVFKIAPRVIMLDKVRRGIIDEGDPEFLKHNSPHPFVRQFFNRQPRSEDIPAPAIPALTGPDEFR, via the coding sequence ATGACACCGGAAAAAGTGATCGAGGTGATGAACGTCGGCAAACGATACCGGGATCATATCGTTTTAGACAACGTCAACTTTGCGGTCTTCCGCGGAGAAATCGTCGCCATCCTGGGCTCCAGCGGATGCGGTAAAAGCACCCTGATGCGGATCATGGCCGGACTGGAAAGCCCCACTTCCGGTCAGGTTCTGGTTGACGGCATGGAACCCGGCTCGCGCAATATCATCCGGAAAGCGGGCATTCTCTTTCAGAACAACGCCCTCTTCGGATCCATGACCATCGGCGAGAATATCGCCCTGCCGGTTTCGGAATACACCCGCCTGGGAAAAAAGACCGTCCGGAAAATCGTGGAAATGAAACTGGCCATGGTAGGCCTGGCCGATTTTCAGGATTACCTGCCGTCTGAAATCAGCGGCGGCATGAAAAAGAAAGCAGCCCTGGCCCGGGCCCTGGCGCTCAACCCGCCCACCCTGTTCCTGGACGAACCCACTTCCGGCCTGGACCCGATCAGTTCCGCGGAAATCGACGAACTGATCCTTCACATCAACCGGACCGCCGGCACCACCATGGTGGTGGTGACTCATGAACTGGACAGCGTTTTTAAGATCGCGCCCCGGGTCATCATGCTGGATAAGGTCCGCAGAGGGATCATCGATGAGGGAGATCCGGAGTTTCTGAAACACAACAGCCCCCATCCCTTTGTCCGTCAGTTCTTCAACCGCCAGCCGCGGTCCGAAGACATTCCGGCGCCGGCCATCCCGGCATTGACCGGACCGGATGAGTTCCGGTAA
- a CDS encoding thiamine pyrophosphate-dependent enzyme, with protein sequence MNTVSKAIDLPIEELVHPGNRACSGCGLSLIYRTALKALGRDTILVVPPSCLTVLQGLYPIAATQLPCVNVTFASTAAAASGVQAALRAQGRQNTLVAAWAGDGGTSDIGIQALSGACERQENFIYICYDNEAYMNTGVQRSGTTPAGALTTTTPLVGKAQQRKNVARIVAAHDIPYVATCSASYPLDLYNKMARARTMTGIRYFHIHTPCPAGWGFDPRFTVKMGKLAVETGLFELYEIENGRFSLTGASKRLLDKERTPVEKYFSVQSRFKVLPREQVERIQQETDRRWNELKQTQS encoded by the coding sequence ATGAATACTGTTTCCAAAGCCATTGACCTGCCGATTGAAGAACTGGTTCACCCCGGAAACCGGGCCTGTTCCGGCTGCGGCCTGTCCCTGATCTACCGCACCGCCCTCAAGGCCCTGGGCCGCGACACCATCCTGGTGGTGCCGCCCAGCTGCCTGACCGTTCTACAGGGGCTCTACCCCATTGCCGCCACCCAGCTGCCCTGCGTCAACGTCACTTTCGCCTCCACTGCAGCAGCCGCTTCCGGCGTGCAGGCCGCGCTGCGGGCCCAGGGCCGGCAGAACACCCTGGTAGCGGCCTGGGCCGGGGACGGCGGCACCAGCGATATCGGCATCCAGGCCCTGTCCGGCGCCTGCGAACGCCAGGAAAATTTTATCTACATCTGTTATGACAACGAAGCCTACATGAACACCGGGGTGCAGCGCTCGGGCACCACGCCGGCCGGAGCCCTGACCACCACCACGCCCCTTGTCGGCAAAGCCCAGCAAAGAAAAAACGTGGCCCGGATCGTGGCCGCCCACGACATCCCCTACGTGGCCACCTGCTCGGCCTCCTACCCCCTGGACCTTTACAACAAAATGGCCCGGGCCAGAACCATGACCGGGATCCGCTATTTTCACATCCACACGCCCTGCCCGGCGGGCTGGGGCTTTGATCCGCGTTTTACCGTCAAGATGGGCAAGCTGGCGGTGGAAACCGGGCTTTTCGAGCTGTATGAAATTGAAAACGGCCGCTTCTCGCTTACCGGCGCTTCCAAGAGGCTGCTCGACAAGGAGCGGACACCGGTGGAAAAATACTTTTCCGTCCAGAGCCGCTTCAAGGTCCTGCCCCGCGAGCAGGTCGAAAGAATCCAGCAGGAAACGGACCGGCGATGGAACGAATTGAAACAGACGCAATCATAA
- a CDS encoding 2-oxoacid:acceptor oxidoreductase family protein — protein MEENKQIDIRWHGRGGQGAITAAKIVAAVAHASGFPGVAMIPTFGTERRGAPVFTSLKLSKNEIYDLSPIEQPDIIVVLDERLFEEAGAAAGLRPGGMVIINTPRQPEAFSFAGATTAVADISEIAVSAGLPRGIVNSGIIGAFARATGLVPLPALLDAIGKEFKGKHWAKNVESARLAYEATVVGGKQ, from the coding sequence ATGGAAGAAAACAAACAGATCGACATCCGCTGGCACGGACGCGGCGGCCAGGGCGCCATCACGGCGGCCAAAATCGTGGCCGCGGTGGCCCATGCCTCGGGATTCCCTGGCGTGGCCATGATCCCCACCTTCGGCACGGAAAGACGCGGCGCGCCGGTATTCACCTCGCTGAAACTTTCTAAAAATGAGATCTATGACCTCTCGCCCATCGAACAGCCCGACATTATCGTGGTGCTGGACGAGCGGCTGTTCGAAGAGGCGGGCGCCGCGGCCGGCCTCAGACCGGGCGGCATGGTCATCATAAACACGCCCAGGCAGCCCGAGGCCTTTTCATTTGCCGGCGCCACCACGGCCGTGGCCGACATTTCGGAAATCGCTGTCTCCGCCGGCCTGCCCCGGGGCATCGTCAATTCCGGGATCATCGGCGCGTTTGCCCGGGCCACCGGCCTGGTACCCCTGCCTGCTCTTCTGGACGCCATCGGCAAGGAGTTCAAAGGGAAACATTGGGCCAAAAACGTCGAATCAGCCCGGCTGGCTTATGAAGCGACGGTCGTGGGAGGAAAACAATGA
- the glpC gene encoding anaerobic glycerol-3-phosphate dehydrogenase subunit GlpC: MIDLENTSFDCCIKCTICTAYCPVARATDLYPGPKYSGPDAERLRIKSPLLADHSLSFCNNCKRCETVCPSGVRITDFIYKAKGSRLKKSHRLRDFVLTRTDISGRLSAGFSWLVNPLMKLSVTRFFLSAFLAISRDAVMPAFDRGTFVSGFRNQAKAQEGFPRKVAYFHGCYVNYYDHALGNDVILVLNAMGIGVTAPRQKCCGVPLIAAGNFKAVRKNAAFNIASLGAAVADSDMKIVFSSSSCALTVTQDYPHLLAMDTSAIDDRLELLTRFLHREFAAGNKPAMGSLNLTAAYHSPCHLDRTGGVRHTIAVLQSIPGLRLILLHSECCGIAGTYGFKKEFHAIAQDIGHRLFDQIEQANPDIVITDCETCKWQIEANTRFPVRHPVSVLAEAVKKF, from the coding sequence ATGATCGATCTTGAAAATACCAGTTTCGACTGCTGCATCAAGTGCACCATCTGCACGGCCTACTGCCCGGTGGCCAGGGCCACGGACCTCTATCCCGGCCCCAAGTACTCGGGCCCGGACGCCGAACGGCTGCGCATCAAGTCGCCCCTGCTGGCCGACCACTCCCTGTCCTTCTGCAACAACTGCAAGCGCTGCGAAACCGTCTGCCCGTCGGGCGTGCGGATAACGGATTTTATTTACAAGGCCAAGGGCAGCCGCCTGAAAAAAAGCCACCGCTTAAGAGATTTCGTGCTGACCCGCACGGATATCTCCGGCCGGCTCTCCGCCGGGTTCTCCTGGCTGGTCAATCCCCTCATGAAGCTGTCCGTGACCCGGTTCTTTTTAAGCGCTTTTTTGGCCATTTCCCGGGACGCGGTCATGCCCGCCTTTGACCGGGGGACGTTCGTGTCCGGGTTTCGCAACCAGGCCAAGGCACAGGAGGGATTTCCCCGGAAAGTGGCCTATTTCCATGGCTGTTACGTCAATTATTATGACCACGCCCTGGGCAATGACGTCATCCTGGTGCTAAACGCCATGGGCATAGGCGTTACGGCCCCGCGCCAGAAATGCTGCGGCGTGCCGCTAATCGCCGCCGGCAACTTTAAGGCCGTCAGAAAAAACGCGGCCTTCAACATCGCCAGCCTGGGGGCGGCGGTGGCCGATTCGGACATGAAAATCGTTTTTTCGTCTTCGTCCTGCGCCCTGACGGTGACACAGGACTACCCCCATCTGCTGGCCATGGACACCTCGGCCATCGACGACCGGCTGGAACTGCTCACCCGTTTCCTTCACCGGGAGTTCGCCGCCGGCAACAAACCGGCCATGGGGTCGCTCAACCTGACCGCCGCCTACCATTCCCCCTGCCACCTGGACCGCACCGGCGGCGTCCGGCACACCATCGCGGTATTGCAGTCCATCCCCGGCCTGCGGCTGATCCTGCTTCATTCGGAATGCTGCGGCATCGCCGGCACCTACGGATTTAAAAAAGAGTTTCACGCGATCGCCCAAGATATCGGCCACCGGCTCTTTGACCAGATCGAGCAGGCCAACCCGGACATCGTCATCACCGACTGCGAAACCTGCAAATGGCAGATCGAGGCCAACACCAGGTTCCCGGTGCGGCATCCGGTATCGGTCCTGGCCGAGGCGGTAAAGAAGTTTTAA
- a CDS encoding MlaD family protein, producing the protein MAALKTNFVVGVFMITGIVIATAVIIFVGASTYLRPGKLYSTFYNESIQGLSKDSPVKYRGVSIGQVHDIRIATGTQLVEVLLRIESEWTPDESIVAQLKSIGITGIMYVELDVRQAGENVLYPAPDYKTEYPVIPTKSSDIEQLLTGIKELVQQVKGTDLQGVSVKMRDTINTIDQTIADAQIRRLSEGLDTAIVQANKILTDPRLQRIIASAESAGVQLDRFSGQADAVTARIEKLIAENESDLTLTIQELRSTMEQARLLMENGSRTMNKAGESIARVEDNLVRTINHLESVSQSLKTLTDRSASQPSLLFFAAPLPEKEIESDD; encoded by the coding sequence ATGGCCGCGCTGAAAACCAACTTTGTCGTCGGCGTCTTCATGATTACCGGCATCGTCATCGCCACGGCCGTCATCATCTTTGTCGGCGCTTCCACCTACCTGCGGCCGGGAAAACTGTATTCGACTTTTTACAATGAATCCATCCAGGGGCTGAGCAAGGATTCGCCGGTCAAATACCGCGGGGTATCCATCGGCCAGGTTCACGACATCCGCATCGCAACGGGCACCCAGCTGGTGGAGGTGCTGCTGCGCATCGAGTCGGAATGGACACCGGACGAGTCCATCGTCGCCCAGCTCAAATCCATCGGCATTACCGGCATCATGTACGTGGAGCTGGATGTCCGGCAGGCCGGGGAAAACGTCCTCTATCCCGCCCCGGACTATAAAACGGAATACCCGGTGATCCCGACCAAGTCGTCGGATATCGAACAACTGCTGACCGGCATCAAAGAGCTGGTACAGCAAGTCAAGGGGACGGATCTCCAGGGCGTCTCCGTGAAGATGAGGGACACCATCAACACCATCGATCAGACCATCGCGGACGCCCAGATCAGGAGACTGTCCGAGGGGCTGGACACCGCCATCGTCCAGGCCAATAAGATCCTGACCGACCCGAGACTCCAGCGGATCATCGCCTCGGCGGAGAGCGCCGGTGTGCAGCTGGACCGGTTTTCCGGGCAGGCCGACGCCGTCACCGCCCGGATCGAAAAACTGATCGCGGAAAACGAATCCGACCTTACGCTGACGATTCAGGAACTCCGGAGTACCATGGAACAGGCCCGCCTGCTCATGGAAAACGGCTCCAGGACCATGAACAAGGCCGGGGAAAGCATCGCCCGCGTCGAGGACAACCTGGTGCGGACCATCAACCATCTGGAGTCTGTCAGCCAGAGTCTGAAAACACTGACCGACCGGAGCGCCAGCCAGCCGTCCCTGCTGTTCTTTGCCGCGCCCCTGCCGGAAAAGGAGATTGAATCCGATGACTGA
- a CDS encoding pyruvate ferredoxin oxidoreductase: protein MHCIETGNTAAATGVKLARTQVIAAYPITPQTPLTEKLSEFVAAGEMKAEYIPVESEHSALSVCIAASSAGARAFTATSANGLLYMHEQIHWAAGARLPIVMCVVNRGVGAPWSVWNDHQDSMSQRDTGWIHLHAASHQQIIDTVIQAFRIAETVRIPVMVCYDGYLLSHTYMPYEVPDQDKVDRFLAGSAPARLLDPSSPMNLNTVTLPNTRPDVRGDIAPAYMEIRHCLQQDLTRTTAVVEQADRDYRDLTGRGGHPLYECYRCEDAEFIAICLGSLSRQLRGVVDSLRSASVKTGVIALRLYRPFPAEQLVPELDKARGVLVFEKALSYGYEGPLFSELKAALYHGSRRPVLHNCIVGLGGRTITTADLHTALADFCVDPETVRKASPQWIGLAPLK, encoded by the coding sequence ATGCATTGTATCGAAACCGGCAACACCGCCGCCGCCACCGGCGTCAAGCTGGCGCGGACCCAGGTGATCGCGGCCTATCCCATCACCCCGCAGACGCCGTTGACCGAAAAGCTGTCCGAATTCGTGGCCGCCGGAGAGATGAAAGCCGAATACATCCCCGTGGAAAGCGAGCATTCCGCCCTGTCGGTGTGCATCGCCGCCTCCAGCGCCGGGGCCCGGGCCTTTACCGCCACCAGCGCCAACGGGCTGCTCTACATGCACGAACAGATCCACTGGGCCGCGGGCGCCCGCCTGCCCATCGTCATGTGCGTGGTCAACCGCGGCGTCGGCGCCCCCTGGTCGGTCTGGAACGACCACCAGGACTCCATGTCCCAGCGCGACACCGGCTGGATCCACCTGCACGCCGCCAGCCACCAGCAGATCATCGACACCGTCATCCAGGCCTTCCGCATCGCCGAAACCGTGCGTATCCCGGTCATGGTCTGCTACGACGGCTACCTCCTGTCCCACACCTACATGCCCTATGAGGTCCCGGACCAGGACAAGGTCGACCGGTTTCTGGCCGGCTCCGCGCCGGCCCGCCTGCTGGACCCGTCGTCGCCCATGAACTTAAACACCGTCACCCTGCCCAACACCCGGCCCGATGTCCGGGGCGACATTGCCCCGGCCTACATGGAAATCCGCCACTGCCTGCAGCAGGACCTCACCCGGACCACGGCGGTGGTCGAGCAGGCGGACAGGGATTACCGGGACCTGACGGGACGGGGCGGCCATCCCCTGTATGAATGCTATCGCTGCGAAGACGCCGAGTTTATCGCCATCTGCCTGGGATCGCTCTCCCGGCAGCTGCGGGGCGTGGTGGACAGCCTCCGTTCCGCGTCCGTCAAGACCGGGGTGATCGCCCTGCGTCTTTACCGGCCGTTCCCGGCCGAGCAGCTCGTCCCGGAACTGGACAAGGCCCGGGGCGTGCTGGTGTTTGAAAAAGCCCTCAGCTACGGCTACGAAGGCCCCCTGTTCAGCGAACTGAAAGCCGCCCTGTACCACGGCAGCCGCCGGCCCGTCCTTCACAACTGTATCGTCGGCCTGGGCGGCCGGACCATCACCACCGCCGATCTTCACACGGCCCTGGCCGATTTCTGCGTTGACCCCGAAACCGTCCGAAAGGCCTCCCCGCAATGGATCGGGCTGGCGCCGCTAAAGTGA
- a CDS encoding 4Fe-4S binding protein has protein sequence MKNDKFAINISHSEPGPGDAGQTGSWRVERPVLDAAKCIPAKTGKESCFLCWMYCPDGVISRTIPPGFDFQYCKGCGICAEECPADAITMVRETESGDETTGC, from the coding sequence ATGAAAAACGATAAGTTCGCGATCAACATATCCCACAGCGAGCCCGGTCCCGGCGATGCCGGCCAGACCGGCTCCTGGCGGGTGGAGCGCCCGGTGCTGGACGCGGCCAAGTGCATCCCGGCCAAAACCGGCAAGGAGTCCTGTTTCCTGTGCTGGATGTACTGCCCGGACGGCGTCATCTCCCGGACCATCCCCCCGGGCTTTGACTTTCAATACTGCAAGGGATGCGGCATCTGCGCCGAGGAGTGCCCGGCCGACGCCATCACCATGGTCAGGGAAACGGAATCCGGGGACGAAACAACTGGCTGTTGA
- the glpA gene encoding anaerobic glycerol-3-phosphate dehydrogenase subunit A, whose translation MERIETDAIIIGGGATGCGIARDFALRGVDCVLIEKHDFAAGTTGRNHGLLHSGARYAVKDESSARECIAENIILKKIARHCIEDTGGLFVTLPGDDPAYHDLLLAGCRKTGIAARDIGRKEALAREPNLNPEITAAIAVPDATIDPFRLASSNILDAVERGARVRTHCEVTGIILSGTAAAGIRCRDRKSGQRLEVHGRVIVNASGVWGQEICRLAGIELLMFPSKGSMVILDYRINSLVINRCRKPGDGDILVPGDTVSLIGTTSEKIPYESIHDLEVTPDEIQALLRDGEKLVPNLSRTRVLRAFCGVRPLVATGKGATGRDISRGIVLVDHKERDGLDNFITIAGGKLMTYRLMAEQATDLACRKLGVTAKCRTHLLPLPGSERFKVPIRRRANFGESVIESTYYRHGTRAGDILAGPGADESLICECEMVTAREVAYAIRHLQAADIVDLRRRTRIGMGPCQGLLCAYRCAGAFMDVKGVDGSEATRMLIDFLEERWKGIRPVLWGDTLREAEFAYWICEGTFGLGKIVAKGAGKGEGVVIEEEYK comes from the coding sequence ATGGAACGAATTGAAACAGACGCAATCATAATCGGCGGCGGCGCCACCGGCTGCGGCATCGCCCGGGACTTCGCCCTGCGGGGCGTGGACTGCGTGCTGATCGAAAAGCACGATTTTGCCGCCGGCACCACCGGCCGTAACCACGGGCTGCTCCATTCCGGCGCCCGTTACGCCGTCAAGGACGAGTCCTCGGCCCGGGAATGCATCGCCGAAAATATCATCTTAAAGAAAATCGCCCGGCACTGCATCGAGGATACCGGCGGTCTGTTCGTCACCCTGCCCGGAGACGACCCGGCCTATCATGACCTGCTCCTGGCCGGCTGCCGCAAAACCGGCATCGCCGCCCGGGACATCGGCCGCAAGGAGGCGCTGGCCCGGGAACCCAACCTCAACCCGGAAATCACCGCCGCCATCGCCGTGCCCGACGCCACCATCGATCCGTTCCGGCTGGCTTCGTCCAATATCCTGGACGCCGTGGAGCGCGGCGCCCGGGTACGAACCCACTGCGAGGTGACCGGGATTATTCTGTCCGGGACCGCTGCCGCCGGCATCCGCTGCCGGGACCGGAAAAGCGGACAGCGCCTGGAAGTGCATGGCCGGGTGATCGTCAACGCCTCCGGCGTCTGGGGCCAGGAGATCTGCCGCCTGGCCGGGATCGAGCTGCTCATGTTCCCCTCCAAGGGGTCCATGGTCATCCTGGACTACCGCATCAACAGCCTGGTCATCAACCGCTGCCGCAAGCCGGGGGACGGCGATATCCTGGTGCCCGGGGACACTGTTTCACTGATCGGCACCACCTCGGAGAAGATCCCCTACGAGTCCATTCACGACCTGGAAGTGACCCCCGACGAGATCCAGGCCCTGCTCCGGGACGGCGAAAAACTGGTGCCCAACCTCTCCCGGACCCGGGTGCTGCGGGCCTTCTGCGGCGTGCGGCCCCTGGTGGCCACGGGCAAAGGCGCCACCGGCCGGGACATCTCCCGGGGCATCGTCCTGGTGGACCATAAAGAAAGGGACGGCCTGGACAACTTTATCACCATCGCCGGCGGCAAGCTCATGACCTACCGTCTCATGGCCGAACAGGCCACGGACCTGGCCTGCCGGAAGCTCGGCGTGACCGCGAAGTGCCGCACCCATCTCCTGCCCCTGCCGGGCTCGGAACGGTTCAAGGTGCCCATCCGGCGCCGGGCGAATTTCGGGGAGTCGGTCATCGAGTCCACCTATTACCGCCACGGCACCCGGGCGGGCGACATCCTGGCCGGCCCCGGGGCGGACGAAAGCCTGATCTGCGAGTGCGAAATGGTCACGGCCCGGGAAGTGGCCTACGCCATCCGCCATCTTCAGGCGGCCGACATCGTCGACCTGCGCCGCCGCACCCGCATCGGTATGGGCCCCTGCCAGGGGCTGCTGTGCGCCTACCGCTGCGCCGGCGCCTTCATGGACGTCAAGGGCGTGGACGGCAGCGAGGCCACCCGCATGCTGATCGATTTCCTGGAGGAACGCTGGAAAGGCATCCGGCCGGTGCTGTGGGGCGACACCCTGCGGGAGGCGGAGTTCGCCTACTGGATCTGCGAAGGCACCTTCGGGCTGGGCAAGATTGTGGCCAAGGGTGCGGGCAAGGGGGAGGGGGTCGTGATCGAAGAAGAATATAAATAA
- a CDS encoding ABC transporter permease, whose translation MPDETARESVTVQTAEQADGTAIIRLSGVLDIEACSSLLSRLTAVIERHKAGAVALDLADIVQVDDYGVFFLREIKRIAVSNHADLFMTNIPDAVRKSIEIFSRPEKTRQPTGSAHRLNPALLVSDVGGTTLAGINRVEASLTFLGAAAIAVVSSLTRPRTIRLGDTISLIQKNGVNGIPITALISFITGLIIAFVASVKLEQFGGHIFIPSLITFAMVAEIGPIMTAIIVAGRTGSAYAAEIGTMKISEEIDALTSMGFDPVLFLVVPRMIALFLSLPILAMFSVIAALLGGLTVCVTLLNLMPGPYFQGVTDALFLEDIVWGLSKSAVFAVLITLIGCLRGFQVRGGASAVGNAATSAVVSGIFLIIFSDSIAAVIRIYWG comes from the coding sequence ATGCCGGACGAAACCGCCCGCGAATCCGTTACCGTGCAGACCGCAGAGCAGGCGGACGGCACGGCTATCATCCGGCTTTCCGGCGTCCTGGACATCGAGGCCTGTTCAAGCCTGCTATCGCGACTGACCGCCGTCATTGAAAGGCACAAGGCCGGTGCGGTGGCCCTTGATCTGGCCGACATCGTTCAGGTCGATGATTACGGCGTTTTTTTCCTCCGTGAGATTAAACGAATCGCCGTCAGTAATCACGCTGACCTTTTTATGACCAACATCCCGGACGCGGTCAGAAAAAGCATCGAAATATTCAGCCGGCCGGAAAAAACAAGGCAGCCGACCGGTTCCGCCCACAGGCTCAACCCTGCCCTGCTGGTCTCGGACGTGGGCGGCACGACCCTGGCGGGAATCAACAGGGTTGAGGCCTCCCTGACATTCCTGGGCGCCGCGGCCATCGCCGTTGTCAGCTCCCTGACCCGGCCCCGGACTATCCGCCTGGGCGACACCATTTCCCTGATCCAGAAAAACGGCGTCAACGGAATCCCCATCACCGCCCTGATCAGCTTTATCACCGGCCTGATCATCGCCTTTGTCGCGTCCGTAAAGCTGGAACAGTTCGGCGGTCATATTTTCATCCCTTCGCTGATCACCTTTGCCATGGTGGCTGAAATCGGGCCCATCATGACCGCCATCATCGTTGCCGGGCGGACCGGTTCGGCCTACGCCGCCGAAATCGGGACCATGAAGATCTCCGAGGAAATCGACGCCCTGACCAGCATGGGCTTCGACCCGGTCCTCTTCCTGGTAGTGCCCCGGATGATCGCCCTTTTCCTGTCCCTGCCGATTTTAGCCATGTTCTCGGTCATCGCCGCCCTTCTGGGCGGCCTGACCGTGTGCGTCACCCTGCTCAATCTCATGCCGGGGCCCTATTTTCAGGGAGTAACTGACGCGCTGTTCCTGGAAGACATTGTCTGGGGGTTGTCCAAAAGCGCCGTCTTCGCCGTCCTCATTACCCTGATCGGATGCCTGCGGGGATTCCAGGTCAGGGGCGGGGCTTCGGCGGTGGGCAACGCGGCCACCTCGGCGGTGGTCAGCGGCATCTTTTTGATCATTTTTTCCGACTCCATTGCCGCCGTTATCCGGATTTACTGGGGGTAA
- the glpB gene encoding glycerol-3-phosphate dehydrogenase subunit GlpB, with amino-acid sequence MNESHDYDCLIIGGGLAGLTCGLACLEAGLSCAVVSSGMSALHFSSGSIDLLGYNADRTLATSPVDALPGFIEKNPDHPYARCGAETIMEAMAFFGRELEAQSAPMYANGRENHFHITAMGTLKPTFLSPASVFTREIRAAFEKRPAIAILDVKGFRDFHPGLAAANLRKNKLFADCPITCGEIELPGQTPAAGGARDMRSVDVARILDATTNLEAVAGAITAAAGRADIVALPAFLGLNRYQEILAGLRRATGRLIYEIPTLPPSILGMRLDQALKSRFAALGGVFIARDTVDAGRIEDNQVISVHTTGQKDDIRAACYVLASGSFFSKGLVSRYDRMFEPVFDCRLDTPPDGRSLSGAAFLSPESHAFIRAGVITDGQLNPQTADGRTIANLFCAGAVLAGYNPVIEGCGGGVAIATGYAAAKAIRARLHPPQPTATAGPQ; translated from the coding sequence ATGAACGAATCCCACGATTACGACTGCTTGATTATCGGAGGTGGATTAGCCGGCCTGACCTGCGGGCTGGCCTGCCTGGAGGCGGGGCTGTCCTGCGCCGTGGTCTCGTCCGGCATGAGCGCCCTCCATTTTTCTTCCGGTTCCATCGACCTGCTGGGATATAACGCCGACCGGACCCTGGCGACATCGCCGGTGGACGCCCTGCCCGGATTCATCGAAAAAAATCCCGACCATCCCTATGCCCGTTGCGGGGCCGAAACCATCATGGAGGCCATGGCCTTTTTCGGCCGCGAACTCGAGGCGCAGAGCGCGCCTATGTATGCCAACGGCCGGGAAAACCATTTTCACATCACCGCCATGGGCACGCTCAAGCCCACCTTTCTCTCCCCGGCCAGCGTCTTTACCCGGGAAATCAGGGCGGCCTTTGAAAAGCGGCCGGCCATCGCCATTCTGGACGTCAAGGGGTTCCGGGATTTTCATCCCGGCCTGGCCGCCGCCAATCTGCGCAAGAACAAACTCTTTGCCGACTGCCCGATAACCTGCGGCGAGATCGAGCTGCCCGGCCAGACGCCGGCGGCCGGCGGCGCCAGGGACATGCGCTCCGTGGACGTGGCCCGGATCCTGGACGCCACCACCAACCTCGAGGCCGTGGCCGGGGCCATCACCGCCGCCGCGGGCCGGGCCGATATCGTCGCCCTGCCGGCTTTTCTGGGGTTGAACCGTTATCAGGAAATTCTGGCCGGACTGCGCCGGGCCACCGGCCGCCTGATTTACGAAATCCCCACCCTGCCGCCGTCGATCCTGGGCATGCGGCTGGACCAGGCGCTCAAGTCCCGGTTCGCCGCCCTGGGCGGAGTCTTCATCGCCCGGGACACCGTCGACGCCGGCCGGATCGAAGACAACCAGGTCATTTCCGTTCATACCACCGGCCAGAAAGATGACATCCGGGCCGCCTGCTATGTACTGGCCTCGGGCAGTTTCTTTTCCAAGGGACTGGTCAGCCGCTATGACCGCATGTTCGAGCCGGTCTTCGACTGCCGGCTGGACACCCCGCCGGACGGCCGGTCCCTGTCCGGGGCCGCCTTTCTGTCTCCGGAAAGCCACGCCTTTATCCGGGCCGGCGTGATCACCGACGGACAGTTGAACCCGCAGACGGCCGACGGCCGGACCATCGCCAACCTGTTCTGCGCCGGCGCCGTTCTGGCCGGTTACAACCCGGTCATCGAAGGATGCGGCGGCGGTGTGGCCATTGCCACCGGATACGCGGCCGCTAAAGCGATCCGTGCCCGTCTTCATCCGCCACAACCGACCGCCACGGCAGGGCCCCAATGA